One window from the genome of Papaver somniferum cultivar HN1 unplaced genomic scaffold, ASM357369v1 unplaced-scaffold_84, whole genome shotgun sequence encodes:
- the LOC113345875 gene encoding putative disease resistance protein RGA3 yields the protein MVKGSIPPHKLEKLQEDECWCIMKKRAFSPGRAVKTPTMTSIGKGIAKKCSGVPLAAKILGGLMRLKNKEGDWLSIRELDVLNTREGQSEIIPILKLSYDNLSSELKQCFSYCSIFPKGWEINRVTLIQLWVAEGFLDTCNVGSRRSIEDIADEYFESLVSSSFLDGAEWSLLGDIKTCKMHDLVHDLAKAVAGVEELASLKVSELNNTSQIRRLQLILDVDLSSTEYLKSFSNAKKLRTLFLPEGSNLFDPSIFSENKHLRILHVGGSPNYSFPKFPSLSFKLRHIRYLHLTSIDLREVENDQSINKLCSLETLVLNNIAGVQNLLSSIHSLKKLRYLEVSRTDMVELPDSVTSLCNLQTLDLNNCELKVIPDSISGLKFLRFLNLSVNPIEELHVSVTTLSNLETLDVNTCKNLKALPEYVAGLSKLRLFDFKNCPLLKELPNDFGALTHLRSLDLDGIEIKVLPESCANLNNLEFVNHNLCEVPKDVKNWAKLKTFVYVRGNPILGLGKLIFLEELVYRVPEKLNTEAEGNEGLEELGNLNFLEVLVIMNLQNVKDPVDAERANLKGKHNLAYIESALGRSGYV from the coding sequence ATGGTTAAGGGGAGTATTCCTCCTCACAAATTGGAAAAGTTACAAGAAGATGAATGCTGGTGTATCATGAAAAAGAGAGCATTTTCTCCCGGTAGAGCAGTAAAGACTCCAACCATGACAAGCATTGGAAAAGGAATAGCAAAAAAATGTAGTGGCGTACCGCTTGCAGCAAAAATCTTGGGAGGTCTCATGCGCTTGAAAAATAAAGAAGGCGATTGGTTGTCAATTCGAGAACTTGATGTTTTGAATACAAGAGAAGGTCAAAGCGAAATCATACCCATACTAAAGTTGAGCTATGACAACTTGTCGTCTGAGTTGAAACAATGTTTCTCCTACTGCTCTATATTTCCCAAAGGTTGGGAGATAAATAGAGTAACACTGATTCAGCTGTGGGTAGCAGAAGGATTTCTCGACACTTGTAATGTGGGAAGCAGAAGATCAATTGAAGACATCGCGGATGAATACTTTGAGAGTTTGGTATCGAGTTCATTTCTGGATGGTGCGGAATGGAGCTTATTGGGTGACATAAAGACGTGCAAGATGCATGATCTCGTCCATGATCTTGCAAAAGCTGTTGCCGGCGTTGAGGAATTGGCGTCTCTGAAGGTGAGTGAGTTGAATAATACTTCTCAAATACGTCGGTTACAGTTAATATTGGATGTGGATTTATCATCAACAGAATATCTGAAAAGCTTCAGTAACGCGAAGAAGTTGCGGACACTTTTTCTCCCTGAAGGTTCAAACCTGTTTGATCCTTCTATTTTCTCAGAAAATAAGCACTTACGCATATTACATGTGGGTGGTTCACCAAATTATTCTTTTCCAAAGTTTCCTTCTTTAAGTTTCAAGCTGAGACATATAAGGTACCTTCACCTTACCTCCATTGATCTTAGAGAAGTAGAGAATGATCAGTCCATCAATAAACTTTGTAGTTTGGAGACATTGGTATTGAATAACATAGCTGGTGTTCAAAATCTTCTTTCAAGTATTCATTCATTAAAAAAATTAAGATACCTTGAAGTCTCAAGGACGGATATGGTAGAACTACCTGATTCCGTCACCAGCCTTTGTAATTTGCAGACGTTGGATCTCAACAATTGCGAACTAAAAGTCATTCCTGACTCTATTTCTGGTCTGAAATTTCTTAGATTTTTAAATCTGTCAGTCAACCCTATTGAAGAATTACATGTTTCTGTCACCACCCTCTCCAATCTGGAAACACTAGATGTCAATAcctgtaaaaatttaaaagcctTACCAGAGTATGTGGCAGGTCTTTCTAAATTGAGATTATTTGATTTCAAAAATTGTCCATTGCTTAAAGAATTACCAAATGATTTTGGAGCTTTGACTCATTTAAGATCTCTTGACCTAGATGGTATTGAGATCAAAGTACTACCAGAGTCTTGTGCTAACCTCAACAACCTTGAGTTTGTGAACCATAACTTGTGTGAGGTTCCCAAAGATGTAAAGAATTGGGCAAAATTGAAAACTTTTGTTTATGTACGGGGAAATCCAATACTTGGTTTAGGGAAACTAATTTTCCTTGAAGAGTTGGTTTACCGGGTACCAGAAAAACTAAACACAGAAGCCGAAGGTAACGAAGGTCTTGAAGAGTTGGGGAATCTAAACTTTCTTGAGGTGCTGGTTATCATGAATCTTCAGAATGTGAAAGACCCGGTAGATGCTGAGAGGGCGAATCTGAAAGGAAAACATAATCTTGCGTACATTGAATCTGCATTGGGAAGAAGTGGATATGTATAA
- the LOC113345874 gene encoding (S)-ureidoglycine aminohydrolase-like, translating to MYRASIKVVREAELPLVFIHLWACCYVLLRFAVGSEQRFCSAPPSEVEDNSIKSQYWKVTNPTLSPLHLQDLPGFTRSVYKRDHALITPESHVFSPLPEWKNTLGAYLVTPAMGAHFVMYLAKMEGMIIFVEIFHVFVLQEIDFLILWLHCFQVPHHPRKMLKGSFSWWKELLH from the exons ATGTATAGAGCTTCGATAAAGGTTGTAAGAGAAGCAGAGCTTCCTCTTGTGTTTATTCATCTGTGGGCCTGTTGCTATG TTTTGCTAAGATTTGCAGTCGGTAGTGAACAAAGATTCTGTTCAGCTCCTCCTTCTGAGGTGGAAGACAACTCCATTAAATCACAGTATTGGAAAGTCACTAATCCAACTCTTTCTCCTCTACATCTTCAAG ATTTACCAGGTTTTACTCGCAGTGTGTATAAAAGAGATCATGCTCTTATTACACCAGAAAGTCATGTATTTAGCCCTCTTCCTGAATG GAAAAATACATTGGGAGCATATTTAGTTACGCCAGCAATGGGGGCACATTTCGTAATGTACCTGGCTAAGATGGAAGGTATGATAATTTTTGTTGaaatttttcatgtttttgttttgcaggagattgattttttaattttgtgGTTGCACTGCTTTCAAGTTCCGCACCACCCCCGAAAGATGTTGAAAG GTTCATTTTCGTGGTGGAAGGAATTGTTACACTGA
- the LOC113345931 gene encoding putative disease resistance protein RGA1: MAFEGIVANGVTEILKKLVPVVAREISLARGVEDDLKKLQDTLEMILLVIADAERKQINDAAVRLWLRRLKDVAYDAEDVMHEFSYETMRRCERGNRLRIKARDFVSSNNPLAFRFKMPGKIKHINQRLAEITEDMSRFHLQTTPASNTVTLPVENSEHRSRETASCINESNIIGREDEKEKIVNMLTKVIPSSATPSASDRNTEKVSVVSIVGMGGLGKTTLAQLVYNDEMVNKLFELKLWVHVSQEFDVEKLLIKIMESSTENKFDSPSNFAVLVSKVQEQLNGKRYLLVLDDLWNEDAVQWERLCSALLDGAQGSKILITTRKTQVADMVKGSIPPYKLEKLQDDECWCIMEKRAFSPGGAVKTPTMTSIGKGIAKKCSGVPLAAKILGGLMRLKNKEGDWLSIQELDVLSTREGQSEIIPILKLSYDNLSSELKQCFSYCSIFPKGWEINRVTLVQLWIAEGFLDSGNVGSRRSIEDIADEYFDSLVSSSFLDGAKWSILGDIKTCKVHDLVHDLAKAVAGDQELASLKESSECERPGRC, translated from the exons ATGGCGTTTGAAGGGATTGTTGCTAATGGCGTAACAGAAATATTGAAGAAATTGGTTCCGGTTGTTGCTCGAGAAATTAGTCTGGCGAGGGGTGTCGAAGATGATCTGAAAAAGCTTCAAGACACTTTAGAGATGATTCTACTTGTAATAGCTGATGCTGAGAGGAAACAGATCAATGATGCAGCTGTACGTCTTTGGTTAAGAAGGCTTAAAGATGTTGCCTATGATGCGGAAGATGTGATGCATGAGTTTTCCTATGAAACCATGCGGAGGTGTGAAAGGGGGAACCGCTTGAGGATCAAGGCTCGTGATTTCGTTTCATCCAACAACCCACTAGCATTTCGTTTCAAGATGCCTGGGAAAATCAAACATATAAATCAGAGGTTAGCTGAAATCACCGAAGATATGAGTAGGTTTCACTTGCAAACTACACCTGCTAGCAATACTGTTACTCTTCCTGTTGAAAACAGTGAGCACCGGAGCCGAGAAACCGCATCCTGTATTAATGAATCAAACATTATAGGGAGGGAggatgaaaaggagaaaatagTAAACATGTTAACCAAAGTCATACCATCATCAGCAACACCATCTGCTTCTGATAGAAATACGGAAAAGGTCTCTGTGGTTTCCATAGTTGGTATGGGAGGTCTAGGCAAGACGACTCTAGCTCAGCTCGTCTACAATGATGAGATGGTAAATAAACTTTTTGAGTTAAAATTGTGGGTccatgtctctcaagaatttgaTGTGGAAAAGCTCTTAATAAAAATTATGGAGTCCTCCACTGAGAACAAGTTTGATTCTCCGTCAAACTTTGCTGTACTGGTAAGTAAAGTTCAGGAACAACTGAATGGGAAGAGATATTTGCTAGTACTTGACGATTTATGGAACGAGGATGCTGTGCAATGGGAGAGACTCTGCAGTGCGTTGCTTGATGGGGCTCAAGGGAGTAAAATATTAATCACTACTCGCAAAACTCAAGTTGCAGATATGGTTAAGGGGAGTATTCCTCCTTACAAATTGGAAAAGTTACAAGATGATGAATGCTGGTGTATCATGGAGAAGAGAGCATTTTCTCCCGGTGGAGCAGTAAAGACTCCAACCATGACTAGCATTGGAAAAGGAATAGCAAAAAAATGTAGTGGTGTACCGCTTGCAGCAAAAATCTTGGGAGGTCTCATGCGCTTAAAAAATAAAGAAGGCGATTGGTTGTCAATTCAAGAACTTGATGTTTTGAGTACAAGAGAAGGTCAAAGCGAAATCATACCCATACTAAAGTTGAGCTATGACAATTTGTCGTCTGAGTTGAAACAATGTTTCTCCTACTGCTCTATATTTCCCAAAGGATGGGAGATAAATAGAGTAACACTTGTTCAGTTGTGGATAGCAGAAGGATTTCTGGATTCTGGTAATGTGGGAAGCCGAAGATCAATTGAAGACATCGCGGATGAATACTTTGATAGTTTGGTATCGAGTTCATTTCTGGATGGTGCGAAATGGAGCATATTGGGTGACATAAAGACGTGCAAGGTGCATGATCTCGTCCATGATCTTGCAAAAGCTGTTGCCGGGGATCAGGAATTGGCGTCTCTCAAG GAATCTTCAGAATGTGAAAGACCCGGTAGATGCTGA